A segment of the Trifolium pratense cultivar HEN17-A07 linkage group LG7, ARS_RC_1.1, whole genome shotgun sequence genome:
AcaaacaatttattcatttaaaaaaatatttgttcctACAAATCTACTTTTCACTTTGTCCTTTGAAAATACAAAAGATATGTAGTTTGAGTCtcgttgaatttttttatgaataacaaatatttaaattatatttttcaatttcgaAAATTACTTCTTGAAATGGCTTGATCTAATGCTACATATAAATCATGACTTATTAGTGTTTGATCGAAAGGTTAACTGAGAACGGCGCTTGTGTTTAATTTGCAGGAATACAAAGACGCAACTGATATCTTGCAATCAAGGTTATTTCAATGGACCGGTGATGCTGCTCTGTATGATAAAGATGAACCTTACATAGAGGTTGTGACCTCCCCAAACAACCCTGATGGGACTCTTCGTGTACCGGTAGTGAACTCTCGAGTTGAAGGGAAAATCATTTATGACTTGGCCTATTACTGGCCGCAATACACTCCCATTACTGATCAGCTTGACCATGATGTTATGGTCTTCACATTCTCCAAATGCACCGGTCATGCTGGTTCGCGTATCGGGTGAGTTTGTGATATCGACCATATTCTATGTTACGCTTGTTGTTGCATTTGCAATCTTGCAACAAACTcttatatagatataaaatggGAGAAAATAAGGTCTATATAGCCGCAATTACCATTgcaatgtttttgctaatatgtttattttattttattttgtgacaCAGGTGGGCATTTGTAAAGGACATTGAAGTTGCTAAAAAGATGATAAGATTCACACAGTTAAACTCCATTGGCGTGTCAAGAGAATCCCAAATTCGAGCTGCTAAGATGATTGGAGTGATTTGTGAtggttacaaaaatttaaagtcCATTGAATCTGATCACCTCTTTTTTGATTATAGCAAAAGACTCATGAAAGAAAGGTGGGAGAAATTTAAGACAGCTATTGAGAAAAGCAAGGTTTTTACCTTGACCAAATACCCAACTTCCTATTGTCACTTCAACAAGGACTTATCTGAGCAAT
Coding sequences within it:
- the LOC123896409 gene encoding tryptophan aminotransferase-related protein 1-like, with protein sequence MFHHDGFELAKLEEIAAVEHRLHAFKSSESGRDAILRLHNVVGNAVTKDKFLVLGTGSSQLYQALLYALSPSESSHRPINVVAAAPYYSEYKDATDILQSRLFQWTGDAALYDKDEPYIEVVTSPNNPDGTLRVPVVNSRVEGKIIYDLAYYWPQYTPITDQLDHDVMVFTFSKCTGHAGSRIGWAFVKDIEVAKKMIRFTQLNSIGVSRESQIRAAKMIGVICDGYKNLKSIESDHLFFDYSKRLMKERWEKFKTAIEKSKVFTLTKYPTSYCHFNKDLSEQ